In the Juglans microcarpa x Juglans regia isolate MS1-56 chromosome 6D, Jm3101_v1.0, whole genome shotgun sequence genome, one interval contains:
- the LOC121234265 gene encoding pentatricopeptide repeat-containing protein At1g74750-like — translation MLRAKQIGSLSSSARSFFLNGSRCGAADGSSCTCCEDETCISRRQHKRNEVLLAQKPSTLVSTSSGRVGTLVSEKSVKVLGSQKAENVGHQSPLKQVVSAPSSLRRSDCVSYASGIDAAQKDVVQSSPLVADQLVKAGIAAVNFLSDIVNYKIPLSGGDGILNTPMNCMVDPTRPLSSIKPSNVRRIKRENFSSVHPKSSVVQIADGSSHTTNEHAARDKVDRSNLVKNIKHVPYTETGNSVATHSISTDTREKKTVPQRPRFHSNRFTSNINSNMQTSDAEILGSNSRGFNKQGRGFHKAPSNLTMTTGIAPIKRQVANTGYTVDSVYQILQQLKWGPAAEKALGNIRCSMDAFQANQILKQLQDHSVALGFFYWLKRQPGFKHDGHTYTTMVGILGRARQFGTINKLLDQMVKDGCQPNVVTYNRMIHSYGRANYLKEALNVFNQMQEEGCEPDRVTYCTLIDIHAKAGFLDVAMCMYERMQEAGLSPDTFTYSVIINCLGKAGNLTAAHKLFCEMRGQGCIPNLVTYNIMIALQAKARNYETALKLYRDMQNAGFEPDKVTYSIVMEVLGHCGYLEEAEAVFGEMKRKNWVPDEPVYGLLVDLWGKAGNVEKAREWYQTMLYAGLRPNVPTCNSLLSAFLRVHLLSDAYHLLQNMVGLGLNPSLQTYTLLLSCCTEAQSSYDMGFCCDLMTITGHPAHTFLLSMPAAGPDGQNVRDHVSRFLDLMHSEDRESKRGLVDAVVDFLHKSGLKEEAGSVWEVAAQKNVYPDAVKEKSSSYWLINLHVMSDGTAVTALSRTLAWFRRQMLISGIAPSRIDIVTGWGRRSRVTGSSLVRQAVQELLNIFSFPFFTENGNSGCFVGCGEPLNRWLLQSYVERMHLL, via the coding sequence ATGTTAAGAGCAAAACAGATCGGTAGTCTTTCCAGTAGTGCTAGGTCCTTTTTCCTTAATGGGTCACGATGTGGTGCCGCAGATGGAAGTTCATGCACTTGCTGCGAAGATGAAACTTGTATTTCAAGAAGAcagcataaaagaaatgaagttcTACTTGCACAAAAGCCATCCACCTTAGTATCCACATCTTCAGGAAGGGTAGGAACGTTGGTTTCAGAGAAGTCAGTTAAAGTGCTAGGCTCTCAGAAGGCTGAGAACGTTGGCCACCAGAGTCCTCTAAAACAGGTTGTTTCTGCCCCAAGTTCGTTGCGGAGATCCGATTGTGTAAGTTATGCTAGTGGCATTGATGCTGCTCAGAAGGATGTGGTACAGTCATCTCCCCTGGTTGCCGATCAGCTTGTCAAGGCTGGTATTGCAGCAGTAAATTTTCTGTCCGATATTGTAAATTATAAGATTCCTCTATCAGGTGGGGATGGAATACTAAACACACCAATGAACTGTATGGTTGATCCCACTAGGCCTCTTTCCAGCATCAAACCATCAAATGTGAGACGCATCAAAAGAGAGAACTTTTCCAGTGTTCATCCGAAATCATCTGTTGTGCAGATAGCAGATGGGTCAAGCCATACGACAAACGAGCATGCTGCAAGGGATAAAGTTGATAgatcaaatttggttaaaaatattaaacatgtTCCTTACACTGAAACTGGGAATTCGGTGGCAACTCACAGTATATCTACGGATACTCGTGAGAAGAAGACTGTACCACAGAGACCAAGATTTCATTCGAATCGCTTCACATCAAATATTAACTCCAACATGCAGACTTCAGATGCAGAGATTTTGGGTTCTAACAGTAGAGGTTTCAACAAACAGGGTAGAGGTTTTCACAAAGCCCCCAGTAATCTGACAATGACGACTGGAATTGCTCCAATCAAGCGGCAGGTTGCAAATACTGGATATACTGTGGATAGTGTTTATCAAATACTGCAACAACTGAAGTGGGGCCCTGCAGCAGAAAAGGCTCTTGGAAATATCAGATGTTCAATGGATGCATTTCAGGCAAACCAGATTCTCAAGCAACTTCAGGACCACTCAGTTGCTCTTGGCTTCTTCTATTGGTTGAAACGGCAACCTGGGTTCAAGCATGACGGGCACACTTACACCACTATGGTTGGCATCCTTGGTCGTGCCCGGCAGTTTGGCACAATAAACAAATTACTTGATCAGATGGTGAAGGATGGCTGCCAGCCTAATGTTGTGACATATAACCGTATGATTCACAGTTATGGTCGTGCAAACTACTTGAAGGAGGCGCTCAATGTCTTCAATCAAATGCAGGAGGAAGGATGTGAACCTGACCGTGTCACCTACTGCACACTTATTGACATCCATGCAAAAGCTGGATTTCTTGATGTTGCCATGTGTATGTACGAAAGAATGCAAGAGGCTGGCCTTTCTCCTGACACATTCACTTACAGCGTTATCATCAACTGCCTTGGGAAAGCTGGGAATTTGACTGCTGCCCACAAGCTATTCTGTGAGATGAGAGGTCAGGGTTGCATTCCTAATTTAGTCACCTACAATATCATGATTGCTTTGCAAGCCAAGGCAAGGAACTATGAGACTGCCTTGAAGCTTTATCGCGACATGCAGAATGCAGGATTTGAACCTGATAAAGTGACGTATAGCATAGTGATGGAAGTTCTTGGCCATTGTGGGTACCTTGAGGAAGCTGAAGCAGTGTTTGGAGAGATGAAACGGAAAAACTGGGTCCCAGATGAACCTGTTTATGGTCTTCTAGTAGACTTGTGGGGAAAGGCTGGTAATGTTGAAAAGGCTCGGGAGTGGTATCAAACAATGCTCTATGCAGGTTTGCGGCCTAACGTGCCAACTTGCAATTCCCTGCTCAGTGCTTTCCTTAGGGTGCACCTACTGTCAGATGCATATCACTTGCTACAAAACATGGTGGGTTTGGGTCTAAACCCTTCTCTGCAAACTTATACCTTGCTCCTCAGTTGTTGTACAGAAGCACAATCATCATATGACATGGGGTTTTGTTGCGATCTCATGACCATCACAGGCCACCCTGCACATACATTTCTACTGTCCATGCCAGCAGCAGGACCTGATGGTCAAAATGTGCGGGATCATGTAAGCAGGTTCTTGGACTTGATGCATTCTGAGGATAGGGAGAGCAAGAGGGGACTTGTGGATGCAGTGGTAGATTTTCTTCACAAGTCAGGGCTCAAGGAGGAGGCAGGTTCAGTTTGGGAGGtggctgcacaaaagaatgtgtACCCAGATGCTGTCAAAGAGAAAAGCTCCAGTTATTGGCTTATTAACCTGCATGTTATGTCGGATGGTACTGCCGTGACAGCACTGTCAAGGACGCTTGCTTGGTTTCGCCGACAGATGCTAATTTCAGGGATAGCTCCCAGCCGAATTGATATTGTAACTGGATGGGGTCGGCGGAGCAGGGTGACAGGATCATCTTTGGTGAGGCAGGCCGTGCAGGAATTATTGAATATATTTAGCTTCCCATTTTTCACCGAAAATGGCAACTCTGGGTGTTTCGTAGGCTGCGGAGAGCCTCTTAATAGATGGTTGCTCCAATCTTATGTGGAGCGGATGCATCTACTGTAG